The sequence CTGCAATCCGATGAATCCGTTTTTGATGATGGCGTAGTCGATTTCATTGATGCCACCATCGTTGATCCAGATCCTGTCCCATTGTCCGGGTTCTTCCTGCAAGGATAACTCACGGCGCAACCCCTGAAAAACTACCGGCTTATCCTTGGTACCCTGAACCTTCAGCGTTCCTCCTTTATACACCCAGAGACCACCCGAATTGCTGAAATGAATCTGTGTGCCGGCGCTGATGATTAAAGTGGTAGAGGAGTCAATCACACCATAGCCACCGTATATAACATAGGGCAACGTTTCGTCCCAGGTAGTGGTGCTGTTTAACGTTGTATCAATGATCACATAGGGCGGAAGGTTCGCACTTTCTTTTTTAGCGACGAAGAAATGGGCATTCTGTCCCCAGGCCACCAGATCAATATCCTGCTGATTGCCGTTGGTTTCAAAAATGATAGAATCCTGAACCACATAGGGCAGGAGTTGGTTATTCGGGTTGATCGTTACTTCAACAAATATCCAGATCGAATCACCGCCACGGATTTCAACATCCGTAAAACTCTTTCCAGGCAAGCCGTTCACATTCATGCGGTATAAAGATCCAGCTCCACCTGCCAGGCGGATCGAAGAGATTTTCATCGTCTTATCGTAAGGATTATAGACCCTGAAATTCTTGGTAACTGAACCGATACTGACAAAAACGGTGTCGAACATGATCGTATCCGTTGAAAAATTCGGTCTTGCCCCGGCATCGGTCAATAGCTCATCTTTCTCACAGGAATGGAATAAGATGGAAGCTAAAATTATGAAAAACAGATGTTTAATGATAGTTTTTGGACGCATTCGGCTACAAATATACTGCTTGCCCGTTTATAGACAAGGAACCATTTTAACAGATATTTTTACCACTTATTGCCTCGCATAAAAAAAAGCGTATCTTTGCCGCCCATTCAGTTAATTCCATGAAAAAAGACATCCACCCAAAAAATTACCGTTTCGTCGTATTTAAAGATATCTCTACCGACTATGCTTTTATGAGCAAATCAGCGGTAGACACCAAAGACACTATCAAGTGGGAAGACGGTAACGAATATCCCCTCGTGAAACTTGAAATCTCTCATATGAGTCATCCGTTTTATACCGGAAAGATGAAATTGGTAGATACTGCAGGTCGTGTTGATAAGTTCCGTACCCGCTACGACAAGGCTAAAAAAGCCCCCGATCAGAAATAATTGAAAATAAATACTTTACGAAAGGCTGTCCCAAAAGGATGGCCTTTTTGTTTATATCATTATCCGTTTGTTAAATACTTGTATTCATTTCCCTGACGTTTAATCCAAAAAAAATAGTTTTATTTGTTGACGGCATCTTTGATTGTAATACAATCATTGCAAAAAGTCATATAACAATCAAAATATAATACAATGGCAACAGAAGCATCAGAAGCGAAAGAGAAACTAAAAGTTTTACAACTCGCAATCGACAAGATTGAAAAGACCTATGGAAAGGGGACCATCATGCGGATGGGAGATGAGGCAGTAGAAGCGGTAGAGGCAATTCCTACCGGATCCATTACATTAGATAGTTCACTGGGAATTGGTGGTTATCCGAAGGGAAGAGTGATTGAAATTTATGGTCCTGAATCATCAGGTAAAACAACGCTCGCGATTCATGCGATTGCCAACGTACAAAAGGCCGGTGGTATCGCTGCGTTTATCGATGCGGAACATGCTTTCGATCGTTTCTATGCACAGAAGTTGGGTGTAGACATCGAGAATTTATTGATTTCGCAACCTGATAATGGAGAACAGGCATTGGAGATAGCAGATAACCTGATTCGTTCCGGTGCTATAGATATTATCGTCATTGATTCTGTGGCAGCGTTGACACCTAAGAGTGAGATTGAAGGGGAGATGGGTGAAAGCAAGATGGGACTTCAGGCACGTCTGATGTCACAGGCTTTGCGTAAACTAACGGGTAGCATTAGCCGAACCGGTTGCTGCTGCGTTTTCATCAATCAATTGCGTGAGAAAATCGGTGTGATGTTCGGTAATCCGGAAACGACTACCGGTGGTAATGCGCTGAAATTTTATGCCTCTATACGCCTTGATATCCGCCGTATCGGACAAATCAAAGACGGAGAGCATGTAGTAGGAAACCGTACCAAGGTGAAAGTGGTGAAGAATAAAGTAGCACCTCCATTCCGTACTGCTGAGTTTGATATCATGTATGGAGAAGGCATCTCCAAGCTGGGCGAAATTGTGGATCTGGGTGTAGAGAATAATGTGATCAAGAAAGCAGGATCATGGTTCAGCTATGGAGATACTAAAATCGGTCAGGGACGCGATGCCGTTAAACAGATGTTGTCAGACAATCCTGAACTCTGCGACGAGATCGAAGCAAAAATCAGAGCGGCGATAGCGGAGAAGGCAAAAAATTAAAATACGAAACTCGAAATTCTACGAAAGTATACGAATAACGTTTAGACATGCGAAGTCTAATCCGCGAAAATCTTAAAAATCAGCGTCACTTGTCTCGGCGCAGAATGTGACGAGATCTGCGATCCCTAAAAAACATTAATGTATTGATGAATATTATGTATCGTCGGAAGATTATAAATGAGAGAGCGAAATACGAAAGAGTGCGAAAGGGTGAAACCTGCCTGCCGGCAGGCAGGTACGAAATACGAAAAAGTGTGTAAGTGCGAAATTAGTAGGACGTATAGGTTGAACGTATGTCTTCAGTTTTTTTTAGTTATGAGTTGAGTCTTTTAAACTGAAAACTGACATTCGAAAAATTGAAATGAAGTTTTGAATGGGATAAGGGTGGTGTTTCGACACTGCCCTTTTTTTTTGAATGGAGATATTGGAGGGAAATGATATACACGAATACGAATTACTAAAAGGTGCGAAAATACGAAATACGGAACATGCCTGCCGGAAGGAATGTACGAAATACGAAATCAGGAGTTTAGATTATAGGAGAATGAAAACCTATCCGCGCTAATCCCTTTAATCCGTGTATGTCCGCAGGACATCGGCGTTCCCGGTAGTGTGTAAGGGTGATGAAAAAAATTATTTCCCTGGTGTTGCACCGATGTAGAGTTTGCCGGTATCTTTTTGAATAACACCTTCCTGCAGTGAATAATGATAGATACCGTTTTGAAGGCCGTTGAACCTGATAATTTGAAATTCGGTATTTAAAATTTCTTCAAGCACCTTTCTTCCTCTTGCATCCACGAGGATAAACCGTGTGTCTTTTCTGAATGATCCATTCCAATGAATCTGTACCTGATCAGTAGCAGGATTTGGAAATAAACTTAGATGAGCAGCAGACTCATTTTCTTCCATTCCACTGCAAACAATGAAATCAATAGTTACAGAATCCGTTTCAGTACACCCTCCCTGATTAGTAACAGTAACTGTATACGTCGTTGAAGTATTGACAGAACTTGTGGTGGAAGCAGTAATACTCGACGTAGTAGCACCGGTACTCCAGCTATAGGTGTTTGAAGCGCTGGTGCCTGCCGTGATTACAATGGTCTGAGTTGTGCAAATAACAGTGTCGTTGATCAGATTAACAACCGGCGCGGGAAATGGTACGGCAACAATGGAATCAATTCTTTGCGGACATGTAGAATCAACTCCATATGGACTGCTGGTATAGATATACGTTCCACCGGTATTGGCTCCGGTAATAAATGTTCCCAGATAACCACCACTGAGCAGAGAAGGGCCCTGCCATGTGCCACTATTGACAGGAGCATTGGGGAGAACATCGTAGAGATCTACTGAATCTATATTTGAACAAACATTATAGCCGGTCAGTGAGTTCAGGTTCACGCAATGTTCCAGCTTGAAATCATCAACGGATAAATCGTTGCCATTACCTCCATCCACATTGGTGTACATACTGAATACGATGGTATTGGTGGTTGAAGTAAAGGTATTGGTAATGTAGTTTGTCCAGACAGGAGCGTAGGGAGCTACCAGATTTTGGATGGAATCCAGTACCAGACCATTTGCATCGCTGATGACCAACTTTACATCGCATTGAATCCCCGAAAAAGTAGTAGTATACCAACTGTTAAACCGAAGCGACACACCCGGGCACACTGAAAATATCCTTTCATATACTTTGTCTCCGGCACAAGCTCCTGCTCCGCCATTACAATTTACGAAATTCCTATACATCGATCGTGTTCCCGTATGGGCAGCAAACGTTTGCGGTGTAGTATGTACTGTTTTCCCTGGTTGTAGTCCGGGAATGACATTTGTATTCTCGAAACCATCACTAAAAATACTTCTCCAGGTACACTGTGCAGGCAATTTACTATGTATAAAAAGTAGAAACGCTATAATTATAAACTGTTTTAACAATGTTGATATTTTCATGGTTTATCGGAGATGTGATTAAGTACAAATTGTTCGTCTTCAAAAGTAAGAAGTTGCTTTATTTTTTTGCAGACTAAAACAGTGGATTCACTATAATTAGGGGTGAGAGAAAAAGGTGTGTAAGTCATTGAAAATACAGTGTTTCGACCGGCGTTTGCCTTTTTATTACTTTTGCTTTGTTTAGATGAAACTATGAAGAGCATTAATGATTTTAGAAATTGCGTGAGCACCCCTCTGTTATTGCTGCTTTTTTCTATGACGATCCTGCAGGTATCAATTTCTTCCTGCTCAAGAAAGTCGGAAAAAGACGAGCAAGAATTGGCTGGCAAGGATACCACACCACTCGGTAAACAGATAGCTGCTCTCTCAGTTAAAATTGCCACCGACCCTCAAAATGCAAGCCTTTTCCATGAGCGGGCGAAGTTACATTTACAAAGTACAGATGTTGCCAATGCCATGCTGGATATGGAGAAGGTGATTTCCTTAGATACTACGAAAGCAGATTATTTTCTGACTCTCGCCGATGTCCATCTGGCCGCATCAAAGCCCGGTAAATCAAAAGCAGCATTGGAGAAATGCATCTCGCTTGATCCTTCCAACAAACTGGCCTATGAAAAACTAGCGGAGTTGTACTTTATCGCTCAACAATACAAAGAGTCGATACAGTATCTCGATGGCGTGTTGAAATTAGACATCACCAATCCCAAAGCGTATTTCATGAAAGGAATGTGTTACCGCGATATGGGTGATACCACGCGAGCAGTGTCCAGCTTCCAGACCTGTATTGAACAGAAGAGCGATTATTACGATGCCTATCTTCAACTGGCAATGATCTTTCATGCGAAGAACAATAAGCTCGCCGTGCAGTATTATGACGGAGCTTTACGCGTCAATGCCAAAAGTGTAGATGCATTTTATGGTCGTGGCTTATGGTATCAGGAAAACGAGCGGAATTATGATAAAGCCATTCAGGATTATACCAGCGCGGTGCAATTGAATCCCAAAGCCGCACGTGCACATTATGCCTTAGGATATATTCACTACCAATATCTGAAAGTGTATGACCAGGCCATCAAACATTATAATGATGCCATTTCCGTTGATCCCACCTGGCCGGAAGCCTGGTTCAACCGCGGACTCTCCTACGAAGCCCAGGGAAACATCGCCGCCGCCGCTGCGGATTATAAAAAAGCATTGGATTTAAATCCGGATTATAAAAATGCAGCGCAGGCATTGGGTCGGTTGAATAAACCAATGAAGTAATAAGACTGTTTTAATTTATTTTCCAGCAAAAAAAATCACGAATCAAATTTTGAACCATCCCATTCAGTACCGGGTGGGAATAGTTCTACTTTTCTTTTCTTCATTTCCATAGCCACTAAAGCACTGCTTCCTCCGATTTCTTCCAATTGTGAAATAATATTCAGATAACTCTGCTCATCCCTGTTTTGACTTAATTTAAAAACATTGTCAGTTTTCTCTGCACGAATCTCGAAGCCGGTAATAGCCGGCATCATTTTGCTTTTATATTCATCCGGCAGATTGTCGAAAATAGTTTGGGATTGCGTGTTCCCTTTTTCAAATTTTAAGGTGAAGGTACGCATGAGTTGAACCAGCTCTTCATCGGACATAAACCGCACTTTTCCACTGATATGTACACTCATGTAATTCCAGGTGGAGCCGCTTTGAGGATTGCTGTACCAGGAAGCACTCACATAGCAGTTCGGACCGGTAAACACCACCAATGCATTCGGGTTTTCCATAAATGCCTTGTGGTGGTCGGTATTGCGCATGATATGTCCTTTGATGTATAAATCACCATCCCGTACTTCCGTTAATACCGGAATCTGGGTCGCTACTTGTGTGCCGGTCAGGAAACTTCCCGTGAGGAATGCCAACGGATATTCTTCCATGAACTTCAGCAGGATTTGCTTGTCCTTTTCTTTGAAATAGGAAAAATTATACATGTTTTTTTTTTGTTAAAGCTATAAAATTATTTTTAATTACCATTCACGAATCTGGTGTAAAACGCTACCACAATTATAAAGGTGAACCCTACTTGTTATATGAAAGTAAAGTTGGTATTTGTTAATGAAAAGTTGATTACAATGGACGAACACAATCGCTTTTATCCCGGAAATTCGACTTAATTTTTCGACCGTTAATATTCTTAGTTTTGAATAAATGAAAATTCCGATAATTAAAACTTCTGTTTAAACGCAGCGACCGCCGCGAACCCGCCGCGAACGCAGCGTTTAACCGTAATATTTCAAAATAATGGCTCCAGCTCAATACGTTAGACAGTGTCTCACGTATTGGAAAAGTTAGATATAGTTTTCACTTTCTCACCGGGATACCTTAAATTAAAATCCAAAGCGTTCTTTGACTTTTCGTTTTTCGTCAGATAGAAGCAGCGTATGGGTTATCAGTTCATGGTTAGGTGTTAGAAGGCTGAATTCATGGATGTTTTGAATGTTAGCTATGGCGTTCTCCGGGCTCATGCTTGATTTCTTTCCTTTAAGACTTCATCCCGGTACTCTATAAATTTTATATCCTACCAAATTCAAGCAACAGTGTGTTGAACCTTGATTTGTTATACTAATTCCTTCTGAGAAATGTGAACTATATTCACATGCCAATGACTTAAAAGTATATTTCCTGTGTACTTCATCAAAACGTTAGTTTATCAGACCAGAGATAGACCTTTCTTCCACAACAGCCCTGTAGGGGCGGTATCTCTGTAAGAAAGGATATCCTCTTCTCCCACCAATGCCGGCACCCGACCTTAGGTCGGATGCCGGCGGCTATATGGAGAGGGGGACTTTGTCAGTTACAGAGATACCGCCCCTACAGGGCTGTTGCAGAAAGATTGTTCGTCGCACCTTCAATAGTAGAAAATATTATTTAGAAGGAGGTCTTATCCTTGATTACTCCATCCCCATCGTCACCCGATGCAACAACCCCGAATCAGGAACTTTCTCGGGATCAAAAATGACTTCTTTACGAATGCTTTTTACATAGGCATGATAAGCCGGCAAGGTATTTAACTGTTTAAAAAGCGTAAAGGCTATTACCATACAAACACCCCAACTAAGAATTTTCATCAACATGACATTCAACATTCCGCTGCAATGATAGCCCCACCATCCGGCAATCATCACATTCCAGAAACTGATAAAACTCCAGGCCCTTTCCGGACCATAATCTCCCATTATATAAGTGATAAAATAAGTATGGAAGATAACCACCGCGAACCATGCACCTGCAGCTTTGAACGTGACGGCAAGAAAATTATTTTTATTCTTATGTTCTGCAAACAAGGGAAACAAAATGACCAATACCATCAACAACCGCAACGGAGTATGGTACAATGCAATTTTCGCGCTGAAGTAGGCGCCTTTCAATAGCAAACCAAGCATACCCGGGTCGGGCAAGGCTGCTTCCCGTTTTCCGTGACCATCACCGGCCAGCGCAATTCCAAAACTAACGGCCATGCCAATGAGAAAATTGATAATATGTGGGGAAATAGTTTTCGTTCTTTCACGATCCAGGTACAAATAGGCGGGCAGTATCAAGCCCAGACAAACTACAGCCGGCTCTGCAGCACCACCGATATAGAGTCCGCAAAAAGTAAGGAGGATGTCGTGCAGTACATTATTTTTGAGCGGAGATAAAACCAGACTGATGGCCAACAGTAATGCAATCAGATTCCATCCATACATCGTAGAAGTATTTACCCAAAACCAGGTATCTCCGATATGATAGCTTGAAACAATCAGGGCTGTACTGATTAATCCCGCGAAGAACCATTCCTGTAATCGGGAAGAAGCAACGATCCATCGCTTAATGATCAACGCGATGACCAAGCGCCGGGAAGCCAGCAACAGCGCCACCAACGTTGCCAGATGATAGAGCAGGGGAGAGCTGCTTTCATTCCAAAAGTTCATCCAGGTATGCAGGAAGAAAAACGACATCCATCGGGTATTCCAGGTCTCGTATTGTCCAATCGTAGCCCCAACAATCCCCGCATCCTTCACCGATCGCAACATCACTACATCATCATCAACCAGCAAATTATAATAACTCAACACCCCCCACACCAAACTGCCCAACAAAATAATTAAACTGTGCGACGATAAGCGTTTGAACATAGGTACTAAAATAGGAAATAAAGAGAATTGATGAGTTGATGAGTTGTTGAATGTTTTGAATGAATATAGACTAATTGTTTAATAAAAGTCCTCTGTGAATCTCAGTGACCTCAGTGACTCAGTGGTTAAAATGAAGATTTCTATTAAGAAGATAATCTTTATTTACCTAAATTTCAATTGGTATTTTTCGACAATCTAATTTTTTTCTACAGAAATTAATTTTAAAGGTGTCTCGCAGATCCCGATAGCTATCGGGAGCAGAGCCGCAGTCTCCTTCGCTAAAGCTACGAAGACCGAAGGAACGAGATGCAGAAAATAACCAAAAACAATTCTTCATTCATCCCATCTTCAAATTAACACATTTTCAAATTTTCAAATCAAAATTTTATTGTTTTCGACGAAACACTTTCTACATCAGTAATTAAATTGACAAGATAAACCCCATTCACCACCGCATTCATCGGTATCTCTCCCGTCACATAACCTCCCGCAATAACTTCAATTTTTTTCTCAAACACCAACCTTCCCTCCATATCAAACAACCGCAAACTCCCAGTTCTTCCTTTGAGTTTGGAAGCATTGACGTGAATCATGTTCCAATCGCTATTATACCATGCCTGAAAAAACACCTCCTGCTCCGGTACATTATCATCCACTCCCACACTCAGCGTATCACAAGGCGAGCCCACCCATGCTCCCATTTCGTAATTCGGGTTATGGGGTAAGCCTCGATACGTGCGGTGGCCTCCTAAAGGAAAAGAAAATAGCTGAAAATCACAAGCTGCACCAAGGCTATCTGGATAGTTGATAACAGTTAGATTTGAATTTACTACATTGTAAAAACCTTGAGTGTAAGGATAACCACTACCTGGTAAATTAACCCACGAACTGATATAAATTTTATTATCAGGCGCCAATTTCATCATTACAGCTGAAGCAGAATCTTTAATTGTACCTACGATAAATTTTGAATTAGGAATACTACTTGCAGTTAAATCAAATTGAAAAATTGTTGCATCAGCAATACTTAAATTACTGAATACATACAAAAAACGATCATTTGGTGAAAAACACAAACTAAAATAATATTTATAGGGTCCTCCACTTGTATTTGGTAATTCAATATTCACAGAATTAGAAATTGTTCCTGTGCATCGATCGAAATCATAAAGCTCAATAAGATTGCCCCAATCAGAAACAGCCATTTTCGTCCCATCAGAATTAAAACTTATATCACCACCACCAGAATTGCGCATAGTTCCAATGGTTTGAACCGGCATCGAAATAATACCTAATGAATCTACTAAATATACATAAAAGTCGTTGTTATAACTTTGACTTACATTGTCAAAGTGCCGTGTAACCAACCACCAGTCCTTGCCATTACCATGTTTGACAGCCATTAATCCATCATACATTGGGCTGGTATGAATTTGAATATTCTTTTGGGTTACTTCTCCTAAACCATTTTGTAATTTTAAATCAACTATACTATAATACAATCCATAAGGAGGTCCTGAAACTCCGGCAACAAAAACGTAGAAAGTACTATCCAAAACTGATTTTGGAATAATTAGAATATCGTGATACCAACCTCTGCAAAACAAGGAGTCTCCATTCATCATCTTAATGTGATTTCGATTAATCAGTTTGCCTCGTTTAGAATTAGAACTATAATAAGCAGTGGCATTGGTTGAAGAACCATAAAACAGCAAATTGTTATTCAGATCAGCTATGCTTATTGATGCTGTTAAATAGGCTTCACTTATTGTAAAATACGAAACCGGATTGGTAAAAATAACACCCGCACTATCCCCAAAGCACCATACTTTGTTGGAATATTGAGCAAACACCTTCCCACCCCCAAAAACCGCAGACATCAACAACAAAGCGCAAAAGAAGTTTTTCATCACAATAAAATTAAGAAAATATTCAATAGAACCGACAGGTCTGCAACTTGCTACACCATACTAGTACCTTTTCAATTGAAGAATTAATTCAACACAAAATCTCATTAATAGAGGGAGCATCGTTGAACCTAGTAAATACGGAAGACGAATTCGCTAAAATTGAAGTCAAATAGAGATGCAAAATTACTTTATAGAATAACAAAGCTGGTTGCCGGAAGCCGGAAGCTGGAAGCTGGAAGCCCGAAGCCGGAAGCAAAAAAAGGACCCCGATGGAGTCCTTTTTAATTGAGAAGGTTTTTATGTGTCGTTACTTTACTGAATTCAGTATTGCTTCGAAGGCAGCAGGGTTATTCATCGCGAGGTCGGCAAGTACTTTGCGGTTGATGTCGACATTGCCGGCATGAATTTTACCCATGAACTGAGAGTAAGACATTCCATGGAGACGCGCTGCAGCATTGATACGTTGAATCCACAATGCGCGGAAGTTGCGTTTCTTGGTCTTGCGGTCGCGGTAAGCGTACTGAAGTCCTTTTTCGACAGTGTTTTTGGCAACTGTCCATACATTTTTACGGGAACCGAAATTACCCTTGGCGAGTTTGAGGATTTTTTTCCTCTTGGCCTTTGATGCTACATGATTGACTGAACGTGGCATGTTGTTTTCGTTTTTTTGGCGTTAGCGTTCTGTTGTTTTTTCAGAATCTTTGGTGCTAAGTACCGGGTTAGAATTAATTTTTTACTGCTTGGTGGAGGAAGGATCAGGCAACGCCCAACATTCTCTTTACCCTGTACTCGTCAGTTTCGTGAACGAGTCCGGTGGCAGTTAATGCGCGCTTGGCTTTGGTTGTCTTCTTGGTCAGGATGTGACGCTTGAAGGCATGCTTGCGCTTGATTTTTCCGGTGCCGGTGAGCTTGAATCGCTTTTTGGCACTGGAGTTAGATTTCATTTTCGGCATGACAATTATTTTATGCTTCGTTATTAGTTTCCGGCTCGCCCTCGATTTTTTCAATCAGGGGTTTTTCTGCATCCTTCTCATCAGCAGGTTTAGCCGGTTTTGGTTTTTTGTTTGGCAGCGGTGCCAGATGCAGAAACATCCGGTTCCCCTCTAATTTTGGTAACATCTCCACTTTACCGAACTCTTCCAATGCCTGGGCAAACTTAAGGAGGATGATCTCTCCGCGCGCTTTGTAGGCAATGGCCCTTCCTCTGAAATGTACATAGGCTTTCACCTTCGCACCCTCTTCGAGGAATTTCATGGCATGCTTCACCTTGAAGTTGAAATCATGCTCATCGGTATTGGGCCCGAAACGGATCTCTTTTAAAATCTGCTTCGAAGCCTTGGCCTTCGTTTCCTTTTCCTTTTTCTTCCGCTCATAGAGGAACTTCTGATAGTCGACGATTTTACAAACGGGTGGATCCGCCTGCGCCGCAATCTCAACTAAGTCGAGACCGGCATCTTCTGCCATCTTCAGTGCTTCCTGTAATGAAAGTACTTTGGGCTCTCCACCATCGCCTACCAGACGAACATGTGTAGCCTTGATCTTGTCATTGATGCGGTGTTCCGCCTCTTTTTTAATCGGTCCCCGTCCTCTTCCGAAGCCGGGTTTGTAAGGAAAAGTTGCTATGTGGCCTCCCTTTATTTTTAGTTTAACTTATTCTTTTTTAAACAGATAACAGTTCCTTCACCTCTGCCTGGATCTTATCTACAAAATCCTGTAAGCCTAAAGTACCCTGATCTCCTTTGCCGTGTTGTCGAACGGATACGGTGAAATCCTGCTCTTCCTTTTCTCCGATAATCAGCATGTAAGGCAGCCTTTTTATCTCTGCATCACGTATTTTTTTACCGATTTTTTCGTCCCGGTCGTCAACGAGCCCGCGAATATCGGAATTTATAAGGACTTGTAAAACTTTTTTCGCATATCCGTTGAATTTATCGGAGATGGGTAGAATGGCGACCTGTTCGGGTGCTAACCAGAGTGGGAAATTGCCGGCAAAATGCTCAATCAGGAAGCCGATAAAGCGTTCATGTGTTCCCAAAGGTGCTCTGTGAATGCAAATCGGCGTTTCCATTTCATTTTTTGCATTCCGGAAGGTGAGTCCGAAACGGGCTGGAACAGCAAAGTCTACCTGATTGGTGGCCAGGGTGAACTCTCGTCCTATAGCACTCCAAACCCTGGACATCAATCTTCGGTCCGTAGAAAGCCCCTTCATCCGGAACTTCCACATAAGGAATATTGGATTCGATCAATACCTGGCGGACCATGTCCTCGGTTTCTTTCCAGAGTACAGGATTGTCCACGTATTTCTGTCCGAGCTTGCTGGGCTCATGGGTAGAGAAGCGCATGACGTATTTCTCAATTCCAAATATCCTGAAATATTTGAGGTACATATCATTAACGGCATTGAACTCAGCCGCAAACTGATCCTTGGTACAGTAAATATGGGC is a genomic window of Bacteroidota bacterium containing:
- a CDS encoding type B 50S ribosomal protein L31, with the protein product MKKDIHPKNYRFVVFKDISTDYAFMSKSAVDTKDTIKWEDGNEYPLVKLEISHMSHPFYTGKMKLVDTAGRVDKFRTRYDKAKKAPDQK
- the recA gene encoding recombinase RecA, whose translation is MATEASEAKEKLKVLQLAIDKIEKTYGKGTIMRMGDEAVEAVEAIPTGSITLDSSLGIGGYPKGRVIEIYGPESSGKTTLAIHAIANVQKAGGIAAFIDAEHAFDRFYAQKLGVDIENLLISQPDNGEQALEIADNLIRSGAIDIIVIDSVAALTPKSEIEGEMGESKMGLQARLMSQALRKLTGSISRTGCCCVFINQLREKIGVMFGNPETTTGGNALKFYASIRLDIRRIGQIKDGEHVVGNRTKVKVVKNKVAPPFRTAEFDIMYGEGISKLGEIVDLGVENNVIKKAGSWFSYGDTKIGQGRDAVKQMLSDNPELCDEIEAKIRAAIAEKAKN
- a CDS encoding T9SS type A sorting domain-containing protein; its protein translation is MKISTLLKQFIIIAFLLFIHSKLPAQCTWRSIFSDGFENTNVIPGLQPGKTVHTTPQTFAAHTGTRSMYRNFVNCNGGAGACAGDKVYERIFSVCPGVSLRFNSWYTTTFSGIQCDVKLVISDANGLVLDSIQNLVAPYAPVWTNYITNTFTSTTNTIVFSMYTNVDGGNGNDLSVDDFKLEHCVNLNSLTGYNVCSNIDSVDLYDVLPNAPVNSGTWQGPSLLSGGYLGTFITGANTGGTYIYTSSPYGVDSTCPQRIDSIVAVPFPAPVVNLINDTVICTTQTIVITAGTSASNTYSWSTGATTSSITASTTSSVNTSTTYTVTVTNQGGCTETDSVTIDFIVCSGMEENESAAHLSLFPNPATDQVQIHWNGSFRKDTRFILVDARGRKVLEEILNTEFQIIRFNGLQNGIYHYSLQEGVIQKDTGKLYIGATPGK
- a CDS encoding tetratricopeptide repeat protein: MKSINDFRNCVSTPLLLLLFSMTILQVSISSCSRKSEKDEQELAGKDTTPLGKQIAALSVKIATDPQNASLFHERAKLHLQSTDVANAMLDMEKVISLDTTKADYFLTLADVHLAASKPGKSKAALEKCISLDPSNKLAYEKLAELYFIAQQYKESIQYLDGVLKLDITNPKAYFMKGMCYRDMGDTTRAVSSFQTCIEQKSDYYDAYLQLAMIFHAKNNKLAVQYYDGALRVNAKSVDAFYGRGLWYQENERNYDKAIQDYTSAVQLNPKAARAHYALGYIHYQYLKVYDQAIKHYNDAISVDPTWPEAWFNRGLSYEAQGNIAAAAADYKKALDLNPDYKNAAQALGRLNKPMK
- a CDS encoding FMN-binding negative transcriptional regulator; the protein is MYNFSYFKEKDKQILLKFMEEYPLAFLTGSFLTGTQVATQIPVLTEVRDGDLYIKGHIMRNTDHHKAFMENPNALVVFTGPNCYVSASWYSNPQSGSTWNYMSVHISGKVRFMSDEELVQLMRTFTLKFEKGNTQSQTIFDNLPDEYKSKMMPAITGFEIRAEKTDNVFKLSQNRDEQSYLNIISQLEEIGGSSALVAMEMKKRKVELFPPGTEWDGSKFDS
- the rplT gene encoding 50S ribosomal protein L20, yielding MPRSVNHVASKAKRKKILKLAKGNFGSRKNVWTVAKNTVEKGLQYAYRDRKTKKRNFRALWIQRINAAARLHGMSYSQFMGKIHAGNVDINRKVLADLAMNNPAAFEAILNSVK
- the rpmI gene encoding 50S ribosomal protein L35, translated to MPKMKSNSSAKKRFKLTGTGKIKRKHAFKRHILTKKTTKAKRALTATGLVHETDEYRVKRMLGVA
- a CDS encoding translation initiation factor IF-3, producing MKKEAEHRINDKIKATHVRLVGDGGEPKVLSLQEALKMAEDAGLDLVEIAAQADPPVCKIVDYQKFLYERKKKEKETKAKASKQILKEIRFGPNTDEHDFNFKVKHAMKFLEEGAKVKAYVHFRGRAIAYKARGEIILLKFAQALEEFGKVEMLPKLEGNRMFLHLAPLPNKKPKPAKPADEKDAEKPLIEKIEGEPETNNEA